From a region of the Tissierellales bacterium genome:
- a CDS encoding retropepsin-like aspartic protease: MVKLDLKYGLPFCKITLIYKGKFMALDNVLIDTGSGGTVLKMDRVDELGITIEKDDTIETISGVGGVEFVYKKNIDRIKLGNLVISNFTIEVGVMDYGFEINGIIGMDFLKEVGAIIDLDKMAIYDIKI, encoded by the coding sequence ATGGTTAAATTAGATCTTAAATACGGACTTCCATTTTGTAAAATTACCCTTATCTATAAAGGTAAATTTATGGCATTAGACAATGTACTTATAGATACTGGATCAGGTGGTACTGTTTTGAAAATGGATAGGGTAGATGAATTAGGAATTACAATAGAAAAAGATGACACTATAGAAACTATTTCAGGAGTTGGTGGAGTAGAATTTGTATACAAGAAAAATATTGATAGAATAAAACTTGGGAATTTAGTAATTAGTAACTTTACAATTGAAGTAGGAGTCATGGATTATGGATTTGAAATAAATGGAATAATAGGTATGGATTTTTTAAAGGAAGTAGGAGCAATTATTGATTTAGATAAAATGGCTATATATGATATAAAAATATAA
- a CDS encoding N-acetyltransferase, protein MDIKLATPKCEDYYEVDKLLLHLHNKHVADYPTFYNELDAFNNQEEYNKFIKKDGRIIILAKQLEGVVGLLWAEIKEKPESKYIKSRKELWLEGIIVNNCYRNLGIGKLLMEELIFIGKKGNFDSIELMVWNKNDEAINLYKKYFEKRAIIMTYPL, encoded by the coding sequence ATGGATATTAAATTAGCTACTCCAAAATGTGAAGATTATTATGAGGTTGATAAACTATTATTACACTTGCATAATAAACATGTAGCTGATTATCCAACTTTCTATAATGAATTAGATGCTTTTAATAATCAAGAAGAATACAATAAATTTATCAAGAAAGATGGTAGAATTATTATACTCGCTAAACAATTAGAAGGAGTTGTAGGGCTACTATGGGCAGAGATAAAAGAAAAGCCTGAAAGTAAATATATTAAAAGTCGTAAAGAGTTATGGCTGGAAGGGATAATCGTCAATAATTGTTATAGGAATTTAGGGATAGGCAAATTGCTTATGGAAGAACTAATATTCATAGGTAAAAAGGGCAATTTTGATAGTATAGAATTAATGGTGTGGAATAAGAATGACGAAGCAATAAACCTCTATAAGAAGTATTTTGAAAAAAGGGCAATCATTATGACATATCCTTTATAG